A segment of the Fusarium oxysporum f. sp. lycopersici 4287 chromosome 4, whole genome shotgun sequence genome:
GAGCAGGCACGCGCCCAGCGAGAGCGTGACCGTACAAGTGGCAAGCTGGATAGAATGTCAGTTCGTGAGCGTGAGGAGTGGGCACGTCAACAAAATACCTGGCGAGATCAGCAGCAGTCTCGACGCATGGCCGAGCTGTTCTCAGCAGGATACAAACCCAACGTCGACATCAAGTACACCGATGACCACGGCCGTTCTCTTGACCACAAGGAGGCGTTCAAGTACATGAGCCACAAGTTCCATGGCAAGGGAAGCGGCAAGGGCAAGACAGAGAAACggctcaagaagattgaggaCGAGAAGCGACGCGAAGCACAGAGCATGTTTGACGCAAGTTCTGCCGGTATGAGTCTGGCAGCTCAAcagcagctcaagaagcgACGGGAAGCTGGCGTACGACTTGCATAATTCACTTGACTTTTTATCACAGAATGGAGTTGGGGGCTACGAATAGTAATACCGGCAATGGACAATTCAGATCAACGAAAAGGTGCTTTTACCCTTTGCTCATGTGCTTATTTGAGATTTCATTTCTGGCTGACACCCTGTGAAGATTTAGATCCAAGGTATGTTTTGTATTCAACTAACTCTGCCCTAGGCTCCTGTCCCCCCCTTTACTTGTTTCCCACGGAGACCCCTTTTTGATAACCCCTTGATTCTCTCAGTCCCCAGGAAAATACGAGTTCAAAACATGAGCTTCAAGTGAAACATTGCCCCTATCATCATTTCTTTACGATAACCTGGCCTTTGTTCTCAGCCGCCATCTCATTCCAGGTCCTCTTCATGTCTCTCATTGCCTCATCCACCTCCCCTTCCATAGCCTGCGCCATCTTCAAAGCCAGGGTTGATTCCTGATCTGACTTACTAGCCGGATGAGAACAATGGCAAGGGGGTCGTACTGTCGTGGTGGCTGGAGTTGTTTATCTTGGTAAATGTGAGTCCAGGAGGGAGTTGAGAAGACATGATTGTTCGTGAAATCGAGAACCTAGAATGATTAGCCGATGACCTGTTTGTGACTTACCTGCAAAGCCTGCCTGCTGGAGATGATGTAAGGATGGTTAGTTGAATGGTTCTTGGTGTCAGGGCTGGCACAAACGAGCTTCTTATACCAAGATGCTCGTTGTTAGTGGTCTGCGAATATGTGAAGGTTCAACGAACATCACCTTTGATGAGAAAATGACCTTGGTGATTGCCTTCCTTGTGTGCTCTGCATATACGTAGTTGTTCGTAGAATCAGTAAAGTTGAACTGCTGGAAAAAGTTGCTGTTCACTTCAACTCTTTCAAAAAACGCATAGTTTAGAAACAGGACCCCAGTATATGTCATGTAAAGAAATCAATTTCGTGTATCCTAGGTGTCTATAAGGGAGAAGAAATAATACGCGCCAGTATCCCAAGCAAGTCCCTCCCCCCCAAAAATAAGAACCACTAACTCCAAACATTTCTGTGCCAAGACCTTCCAAAATCGATCAGACCTATAGGCTGACCTTTGCCCCGATACCCTTGCCTGTATATTGTATTTTCTCAGTCCAGCTGCCCAATCTCACAGTCACGTTGGCTATagcatcaagcttgagcGATCCGCCCAGTGCTTCTTTCAGCTTGCCATAGCCCACGCTGCTGGCAGACCATATGACTGGCAAGCGTGGGGTCTGGGATCGTCCAGGTGTTGCTGGGAAAGGTTCATCGTGTATAATCTGACCGACAGGCTCGGTGTGGTTGTAAAGAGCAGTTGCGTTGATGTGTTCTATGTATAAAGTGTTGTAGAGTAATGGAGAAAGAAGTGTAAAAGTGGCTGTCGAAGAAAAGAGATGAAAGGTGGCATCTGCGATAAAGTGTGGCTTCTCGCCTTCGTGCTCGTCCTCGCCAGGGACAGTTATTCGCGGTGTAGGCAGAGTGATATTGATCTTCGACAAAGCCTCGCCGATTATAGGGACATTCGGGACACTCCGTTTGTGTGTGCGTGCCGTCAGTGTCGTATTCTTGCCGGATACATAGTCTGATAGTAGCTTGCGGCCAATTGCTTGTGCCTTCTCGCCGCCAAATCGTAAAGGGTCCCAAGTCGCAAGAACAGGGAGGTTGGTGTTCTTGCCGAGATCAAACGTAACATTTCTTGATATGGCCTCGCCGAGAAGTTTCCCGTCGTGAAGAATGTGTACGCTGAGGTAAGGTACAACAGCTGCGTACGGTGTAGGGTTTGTGAGGTTGATAAGAGCTCTCATCTGAATTCCCGTCTCCGTAGTTTCCATAACCTCGATCTCGCCGACTTGAGGCTTGAGTTTACCAAGTGCGTTTCCAGGGAATCCTAATTATAGGTCAGTATTGGCTCTTGCCATGGTCGCAAGGCGTGTTAAGAAAATACTTCAGCGTGTAAATAAGGATTATTCATCCTCATGGGGGATGCAAGAGATTACCACAGCGATGACGGACCGTTTACTGGAATCTTGCCCTCTGCGGGAACCTTCTTCACCGTCAGAATGCCGAGGACGGTTTTCAGCTTTACGTCGACTTCGGCCTTGATGTCGAGTGTGATATCGCCGCCTCCAAACAGTAGCTTCTGCATGACCTCGCTGAACACATCACCATCGGTGATTGTCAAGGGGACGCCGACTAGTCGTGATGTAATGTTAAGAAGAGTTTCGCCGTGTTCTTTGTCCTGGACCTTTGTTAAGTTGGCACTCTGCCAGTGGCGCAGGTTCAACTCGCCCATTTTACGCTTCTTGTAAAACAGATCAGCGTTGGAGCGGAGCTTGTCCACCCCCAAATCCACATTCAGCTCAGGTGGAAGAGCTGCGAGTACTTGTGCAGTACCAGATACTCGGGGCTCACCCTCGGGATCATCGACATCGGCGAAAGGGTCGGGTAATTTAAAGTCGACATCCGTCAGGGAAAAGTTGCGGATCAAACTATCGAATGATCGCCCTGGAAAATCGACCGGTACTGTAATACTCTCCAGGATATCTGAGATCCATTCGGGGGTATCGGTATTGTTTgtcttcttccctctcaCAAACACCTTGGCATCCTCGCCATGCAGATAACGGTCCATGAAATGGTCGAGAGGGGATGATTCAGAGTGAGGGCACGCTTTCGTCAAAGATTCTGGAATGTCGCGGATGATGCCTTTGGCATCGGCTTGAACATCTGCCTTAGCTTCAACATCAATTGGCTCCGTGATAGCATCCGCAACACTGATAGAGGGCAGTGATGAGTCGCAATTGGGCACCAAAACTTCAAACCCAAGAGTCGGGACCCGGAAGGACACTGGATAGTCGTTGTGGACTTTTAAGGATACGTCGGCCTCGATCACTTTTCGTCCGTGGCCATCTACCGGGCGATCGTGAAGATCCATGCGCTCTATGTTGTAGTTGGGCATTGATGGGATCTCATTAGCTGCAAATTTGTCAGTCCAGCACTACAGAAATAAATTCGCCTTTTCTCATTAAAAGAGTGTCTTCTTTCCTAAGAATAGAGCAGCATAGGAGCGGTAGAGAGCTTGACCTTCAAAGACCATGGATTCCGCCACATCGTGAGCACCAAGAGGGACGATTCCCGATTTGAGGTGAACCTTGGTTTTGCCCACTACTTTCAATCGCTTTAGGTTCCCCTCTAACCAATCATTCGCAATCTTGCGGATATGCTCAGCATCGCCAGGGTTGACATCTGCCACGAAGTCTAGCTCATTGGTGTGTCCGTTAACTACATCAACGACCAGGGGAGGAATAACCGCAGCGCCGGCAAGCGCATCGGCATAGTCGGGTAGATAGACGTTGACAGTTGTTTCCTTGGTCTCGAGTTTTCGCATAATTCCAGTAACTGCTTTTCCAATACGGCGGGAATTTTTGTTGTCGACCCGTGATCCATCGAGGTAGACGTTTGCACGAATACGCGCCCGGATGCCATCGCTTGTGATGTTCTCAATGGATAAATTGGTAGGTTCAAGAACAGCAGCTTTCTCAGCGTACTCCTTGACGGCAGGGGGGACGAGGAAACCGAGAATTATGATGAGTATTACAATGATACCAAGGAGCAccatggcgatgatggaagGCCATCGCCAAGGTGCCTTGGTACTGGTCTTCTTGTTGCAAATTGACCAGAGACTCCACGCGGCCCGAGACTGAGGCCCAGTCGAGACTCGACCATTTTGTTCGCGTTCACTAGCATCACTGTGATGCCCGTCATCGCTTCTGTTGAGAAGCGGCGATGTCTCGGTaggctcctcttcctcgcgCGTTGGGGAGGCAAGAGGCTCGTTCTCCTCGGCCGGCATTGTAGTCGTATCGGATGAAGTGGAAGCCCGTCTAACAGAGATTCGGGGCGCTCATGCGGCGCAAGTGACTTAGGGCAGGCCGTAGTAATGTATTGTCAGATTAAGGAgggaggttgatgatctgttggttgttggagatgatgttgatgttagAAGCATGAAGTAATCATCAAGTTGCGGTTAGGAAGGTACGTTATGGCGGACGATTCGTCATCGAGGTGAAGTCACTTTGGGCAGGGTTTATGAGTGATAAGGTTGTAGCGGGCGGTGTTGTGATTGGCTTGGTTATGTCTAATCCAGGAACGGAACCTCACCTCAGGCCCCAGCTTTCGCCCTGAAACTTGGGGGTCTTGGAATTTGGGGCCCGATGATCTTGCACGCGACGTCATTTTTTAATTGAACTGATCATATTAATAGATCATGTTTGAGGATCCATTGGACATCCATTCCCAAGCTATCTTTGACAGTAGTGCTCCCAGCATGGGGATATCTTAATATCTAGCCCATAAATACCTAAATAACAATATCACCAGGCGATATTGCAGCAGCTATCCTGTACAGTAGAATTGTGCAGCAGAATCTGAAACAAAGACAGCAAAGGAGCAGACATATCAACAGAATACCCCAATGAAATTAACACCCATGCGCTATTTACAAAAACACCTTCACGAATATGTGCACTTCAGGCCTTTCAACGCCGCCTAGGCGTGCCTGAGGGAGACTTTGGAAGGAGGACACCTATCTGTCTCAGGGAGCAGCTATCTCATGGCACCATAATATTTCCTCGAGTTGGTTGGCTTACTTCCAATACCGGGGATCTGGGCACCTATATCACGCGGCTGAGagctctcatcatctctgcTGAGGGCAGAACAGAAAACAGCTCACGTTTGGAACCTAAAACAGAACAAGCATGCAAGATGTGTCGATGGTGAGTATTGAGATGGTCGCTCGTGCTTATCACAGCTTCAAGTGTAGTACCAAGCTTAGCTCGAACCGAAGGTTTACAAAGGGGAGAAGCTGTTGAGTCGTAACCAGCGATGCAATAAAAATACTCCAATTAAGATTTTCTACAATCTTATTACCTACTTATTTCCATCTCGAGATCTTGGCGTAAATTGACGAGCTCAGTCGGCCAACAGGATCATGGCTATTGAAAATTCAACTACCGGTAACGGCGGTTGACCTGAGAAACCTACCTTAGCAAAGGACTCACTCGCAGTCAAGTAAGTGGAGTTTGAAAACAGCAGCGATACAATAGGTTCCCAACTACCCAATGCGTTTGTATAGACGATTAATATAAATTGCAATCTGATCCAATCATGTATAACGTCGTCTAAGTTATAGATACCTTATTAGAGTCAGCGTCCCGAGACCGGCTTAACATCACATTAAAGTGGGGCATATGCTCTTTGGGCTGGAGAAAGAAACAACCGGGACATGGCCCTCCAATGGTGACTCCTCCTACCACAGACTCATCATATCTTGACCTACTTAAGCCATTGGCTTAAAGAAAAGCTCACTTTCTTCCTTCGATCTGACGTTCAACTCAATTGTAGGCTTCAGAGCTCATTTTTAATTATACAATCACTCATTGACTCACTCACTCAACACACAGCTCAAAATGAAGACCTCAGCTTTCCGAATCGCTCGAGGGGCCGCTGCAGGCCTTCAGAAACGAGCGTATTCACAGGCTGCGACACCTAGGCATCTCATGACAATTGCTGATCTTACTCCCAATGAGTTTGCCAACCTTGTTCGTGACGCCAACACTCGAAAAATAGCTGTCAAGGGTGGAGCTCCCGCCAGCTATCTCAATGCCGGCCTTGCTGGTAAGACTGTTGCTATGATGTTCAGCAAGCGCAGCACCCGTACTCGAGTTTCCACTGAAGCTGCTGTGACTATGCTTGGTGGCCATCCCATGTTCCTCGGGAAGGATGATATTCAGCTTGGTGTAAGTATTGCACTTACATGATGAAGATCTATGCTAATGCCTACCAAGGTTAACGAGTCGCTATACGACACTTCGGTTGTCATTTCTTCAATGACCTCCTGTATGGTCGCTCGAGTTGGACCTCACTCTGATGTCGCTAATCTCGCTAAGCACTCAAGTGTTCCTGTCATCAACGCTCTGTCTGATGACTTCCATCCTCTGCAGACGATCGCTGACTTCCTCACTCTCCATGAAACTTTCCCATCAGCAAGCGCCAAGGGAGCTACCCTGGGCCTCAATGGTCTCAAGGTCGCCTGGGTCGGCGATGCCAACAACGTTCTGTTCGATCTCGCCATTGGTTGTGTCAAGATGGGTGTTGACATATCAGTTGCCGCCCCCAAAGGATATGAGATTCCTGACAACATGAGGCAACTCATCAGTTCCGCTGCTGACGGCGTGTCCTCACCCGGCAAGCTTTTTGAGACTAACGTGCCTGAGGAGGCCGTTAAGGATGCCAATATATTGGTGACTGATACATGGGTTTCCATGGGCCAGGAAGCTGACACCCAGAAGCGCCTCAAGGACTTTGCTGGTTTCCAGATTACGAACGACCTTGCAAAGCGAGGAGGTGCAAAGTCGGACTGGAAGTTCATGCACTGCCTCCCTCGACATCCTGAGGAGGTTGCCGATGAGGTCTTCTACAGCCCCCGCTCTCTGGTATTTCCCGAGGCCGAGAACCGCCTCTGGGCCGCTGTTTGTAAGTCTTTACGCTGTTTCATTTCGAAGCATGATCCTAACATCGACAGCTGCCTTGGAAG
Coding sequences within it:
- a CDS encoding ornithine carbamoyltransferase, mitochondrial, encoding MKTSAFRIARGAAAGLQKRAYSQAATPRHLMTIADLTPNEFANLVRDANTRKIAVKGGAPASYLNAGLAGKTVAMMFSKRSTRTRVSTEAAVTMLGGHPMFLGKDDIQLGVNESLYDTSVVISSMTSCMVARVGPHSDVANLAKHSSVPVINALSDDFHPLQTIADFLTLHETFPSASAKGATLGLNGLKVAWVGDANNVLFDLAIGCVKMGVDISVAAPKGYEIPDNMRQLISSAADGVSSPGKLFETNVPEEAVKDANILVTDTWVSMGQEADTQKRLKDFAGFQITNDLAKRGGAKSDWKFMHCLPRHPEEVADEVFYSPRSLVFPEAENRLWAAVSALEGFVVNKGKF